In a single window of the Flavobacterium sp. W4I14 genome:
- a CDS encoding exopolysaccharide biosynthesis protein (product_source=COG4632; cleavage_site_network=SignalP-noTM; cog=COG4632; pfam=PF09992), whose protein sequence is MVKTAIMLKRLLFALTLFTYSLAAFGQSADSLTVIKTKWHKNRIAKQVTLFQHHFDQKNLFAANENISFLEIKNTGRKAVFAIGAEERELITTSNFGLRDTAIAAVNGNFFDVKNGGSVDFVRVNGKTINTNRLDKNGNRARHQEAAVVIENGKISIKKWDGTSDWETKLAAQDVLLNGPLLTLNNIDEKLDTTGFSRLRHPRTCLGIKPNGRVILLTVDGRNENSAGMSLFELAKLMRWLGCTSTLNFDGGGSTTLWVNGMPDNGVVNYPTDNKKWDHEGQRKVANVILVKKQLRR, encoded by the coding sequence ATGGTTAAAACAGCTATTATGCTTAAAAGATTATTATTTGCCCTTACCTTATTTACATACAGTTTAGCTGCCTTTGGCCAAAGTGCAGATTCGTTAACGGTTATAAAAACCAAATGGCATAAAAACAGAATTGCCAAACAGGTGACTTTATTCCAGCATCATTTTGATCAGAAAAACCTTTTCGCTGCAAACGAAAACATTTCGTTTTTAGAAATAAAAAATACAGGCCGGAAGGCGGTTTTTGCTATTGGAGCAGAAGAGAGAGAACTAATTACTACCAGTAATTTTGGATTACGCGATACAGCAATTGCTGCGGTAAATGGTAACTTTTTCGATGTAAAAAATGGAGGTTCAGTAGATTTTGTTCGTGTTAATGGAAAAACCATTAATACTAACCGCTTGGATAAAAATGGAAATCGGGCAAGGCATCAGGAAGCGGCGGTTGTAATTGAGAACGGAAAAATTTCGATCAAAAAATGGGATGGAACAAGCGACTGGGAAACAAAACTGGCCGCTCAAGACGTTTTGTTAAATGGCCCCTTATTAACTTTAAACAATATTGATGAAAAGCTGGATACGACCGGATTTAGCCGTTTGCGCCATCCGCGTACATGCCTGGGGATAAAGCCCAATGGGAGAGTGATTTTGTTAACTGTTGACGGAAGAAATGAAAACTCGGCAGGCATGAGTTTATTCGAGCTAGCCAAATTAATGCGTTGGCTAGGCTGTACCAGTACCCTAAATTTTGATGGTGGGGGTTCTACAACTTTGTGGGTAAACGGAATGCCTGATAATGGTGTTGTCAACTATCCAACCGATAATAAAAAATGGGACCATGAAGGGCAGCGCAAAGTAGCTAACGTCATTTTGGTGAAAAAACAATTACGGAGATGA
- a CDS encoding hypothetical protein (product_source=Hypo-rule applied; cleavage_site_network=SignalP-TM; pfam=PF16313,PF17148,PF17162; superfamily=55486; transmembrane_helix_parts=Inside_1_6,TMhelix_7_26,Outside_27_838) — protein MKKNFKVLALAGIVVLGVAGSGSVYAQKKSKTTKGAAPAAPTAAPAAAAKKEGIKPFSEVITAKARTTNGLFKTHKVDDKWYFEIPDSMINREMLVVTRLAKVPAGVKVGNQQYGGEELNEQVWKWERRGKQVYIRVPSYSTKADPNSDMYESVQNSNLAQILASFEIKAYNKDTTGVVIDVTDFYNGDIMAIGATDQIRKAYKVTMYDATRSYIDTVKTFPINVEVKTTKTYRAAESPTDNSNGAVTFEFNTSMLLLPKIPVKARIMDSRVGFFGQSQIDYGSNAQKAERTAYIHRWNLVPKDTNAYKRGELVEPVKPIVIYIDPATPKKWVPFLIQGINDWQVAFEAAGFKNAIIGKEAPTPQQDPQFSVEDSRYSVVRYFASDIANAYGPHISDPRTGQILETHIGWYHNVMNLLRNWYFVQTAAINPEVRKAQFSDAQMGELIRFVSSHEIGHTLGLPHNFGSSYAYPVDSLRSKAFTDKHGTAPSIMDYARFNYIAQPGDGVTKLHPQIGEYDKWVVKWGYSWIAGNKTAEQEKEVLDQWTLKNAGNPLYFYGRQGTTLDPRLQSEDLGDNAMKASTYGIANLKRILPNVEKWTYQKGKDYSDLKEIYTEIVGQFNRYMGHVATNVGGLSENFKTYEQKGAVYAYLPKAKQKEAVAFFNQQLFTTPLWLISNDQLSKFDNGVLLNRIKSVQANTLGNLLSASRIARLLDNETKNGAAKAYTLPELFTDLRSSVFVAGRADAFKRNLQRAYVDRLQDLMTKEAELPVGFPVDYAASYGLTPINVGLSDIRPLVRAELKTLLATTKARAAAGDAITKAHYEDLNIRIKDILDPKK, from the coding sequence ATGAAGAAAAACTTTAAGGTACTTGCCCTTGCAGGTATCGTAGTACTTGGTGTAGCCGGATCAGGTTCGGTATATGCTCAGAAAAAATCTAAAACGACAAAAGGAGCTGCCCCTGCGGCCCCAACTGCAGCCCCGGCAGCAGCAGCAAAAAAAGAAGGAATTAAACCATTTTCTGAAGTAATTACCGCAAAAGCCAGAACAACAAACGGTTTATTTAAAACACACAAGGTAGACGATAAATGGTATTTTGAGATACCAGATTCGATGATCAACCGCGAAATGCTTGTGGTTACCCGGTTGGCGAAGGTGCCGGCGGGAGTAAAAGTAGGCAACCAGCAATATGGTGGCGAAGAATTAAATGAGCAGGTTTGGAAATGGGAGCGTAGAGGCAAACAGGTTTACATCCGTGTACCAAGCTATTCAACAAAGGCCGATCCAAATAGCGATATGTACGAATCGGTACAAAACTCTAATCTTGCGCAGATTTTAGCTAGTTTCGAAATCAAGGCTTATAATAAAGATACTACTGGTGTAGTTATCGACGTAACCGATTTTTATAACGGTGATATAATGGCCATCGGTGCTACCGATCAGATCCGTAAGGCTTATAAAGTTACCATGTACGATGCAACACGTTCTTATATCGATACGGTAAAAACTTTCCCGATTAATGTTGAAGTAAAAACAACTAAAACATACCGTGCAGCAGAATCTCCAACAGACAATAGTAATGGAGCCGTTACTTTCGAATTCAATACATCAATGTTATTATTGCCAAAAATCCCTGTAAAAGCAAGGATAATGGATAGCAGAGTTGGTTTTTTTGGTCAATCACAGATTGATTACGGAAGCAACGCACAAAAGGCAGAGCGTACCGCCTACATTCACCGCTGGAATTTGGTTCCAAAGGATACCAACGCCTATAAACGTGGCGAATTGGTAGAACCGGTAAAACCTATCGTGATTTATATCGATCCTGCAACACCAAAAAAATGGGTGCCGTTTTTGATCCAGGGAATTAACGATTGGCAGGTAGCTTTTGAGGCTGCAGGTTTCAAAAATGCCATTATAGGTAAAGAAGCGCCAACGCCTCAACAAGATCCTCAATTTAGCGTAGAAGATTCAAGATATTCGGTTGTTCGTTATTTTGCATCAGATATTGCGAATGCTTACGGCCCGCATATTAGCGACCCACGTACGGGACAGATTTTAGAAACGCATATTGGTTGGTACCATAATGTAATGAACCTATTGCGTAACTGGTATTTTGTACAAACAGCAGCCATTAATCCAGAAGTGCGCAAAGCACAGTTTAGTGATGCACAAATGGGCGAATTAATCCGTTTTGTTTCTTCACACGAAATTGGCCATACTTTAGGTTTACCACACAACTTTGGTTCAAGCTATGCTTACCCGGTTGATTCATTACGTTCAAAAGCATTTACAGATAAACATGGTACGGCGCCATCTATTATGGATTATGCCCGTTTTAACTATATTGCTCAACCTGGCGATGGTGTAACCAAACTTCACCCTCAAATTGGAGAATACGATAAATGGGTAGTGAAATGGGGATATTCTTGGATTGCTGGAAACAAAACTGCGGAACAGGAAAAAGAAGTTTTAGACCAGTGGACATTGAAAAATGCAGGCAATCCTTTGTATTTCTATGGCCGTCAGGGAACCACATTAGATCCTCGTTTGCAGAGCGAAGATTTGGGCGACAATGCAATGAAAGCCAGTACCTATGGTATTGCCAACTTAAAACGTATTTTGCCTAACGTAGAAAAATGGACCTATCAAAAAGGTAAAGACTATAGCGATTTAAAAGAAATCTATACCGAAATTGTTGGCCAGTTTAACCGTTATATGGGACACGTGGCAACAAACGTTGGTGGATTAAGCGAAAACTTTAAAACCTACGAGCAAAAAGGGGCCGTTTACGCTTATTTGCCTAAAGCAAAACAAAAAGAAGCTGTTGCTTTCTTCAATCAACAATTATTTACTACCCCGCTTTGGTTAATCAGCAATGATCAACTCAGTAAATTTGATAATGGTGTATTGTTAAACCGCATTAAAAGTGTTCAAGCGAATACTTTAGGTAATTTATTATCCGCTTCACGTATTGCTCGTTTGTTGGATAACGAAACTAAAAACGGTGCAGCAAAAGCATACACCTTACCTGAATTATTTACGGACTTAAGATCGTCAGTTTTTGTTGCAGGAAGAGCAGATGCATTTAAACGTAATTTACAACGTGCTTATGTAGACCGTTTACAGGATTTAATGACCAAAGAAGCTGAACTTCCGGTTGGGTTTCCTGTAGATTATGCAGCAAGTTACGGTTTAACGCCAATCAACGTTGGTTTATCTGATATCAGACCATTGGTTAGAGCAGAGTTAAAAACCTTATTGGCTACTACAAAAGCCAGAGCAGCAGCAGGTGATGCCATTACCAAAGCACATTATGAAGATTTGAATATCAGAATTAAAGATATTTTAGATCCTAAGAAATAA
- a CDS encoding putative aspartyl protease (product_source=COG5550; cath_funfam=2.30.42.10,2.40.70.10; cog=COG5550; pfam=PF13650,PF17820; smart=SM00228; superfamily=50156,50630; transmembrane_helix_parts=Inside_1_6,TMhelix_7_29,Outside_30_415): MLTKYNPGVIICLRKLTICLGLVFLAFSGFGQEFLFKRNRQKQSITFRCIKNLMVIPVYVNGKGPYDFVLDTGVGPMIITDPSIIDSLNFSKLRKIKVSGLGIESVEAYVSQSLDVKVGSTSIKNIPTAILKEDLFNLSGHLGLKIYGLLGFSFFNSFIVDIRYSENRLIIYDHDAKIKYRGKKIPIEIQNQKPYILATVDVPGGKTVEARFLMDTGASHALSLEMLHGTEFPLPEKKIKANLGMSLSGQIKGYVGRVEKFNVGGHVFKDVVAGFPDFKSIADKIDLSKRNGNVGADLLRKFNIQFNYQGGFIYVKPNGLSKTPFEHDMVGMVIYLDQKEYKRVLIGEIDENSPAEKAGLCPDDEIIAVNFKSIDAYSLNELTEMFKSKADRNVIFEIFRDNQVYFKVVRLEKRI; encoded by the coding sequence ATGTTAACCAAATATAACCCCGGTGTAATAATCTGTTTACGCAAACTAACAATTTGTTTGGGGTTGGTATTTCTTGCTTTTTCTGGATTCGGACAGGAATTCCTTTTTAAAAGAAACCGGCAAAAGCAGTCAATTACTTTTAGGTGTATCAAAAACCTAATGGTTATTCCGGTGTATGTAAATGGTAAGGGACCGTATGATTTTGTTCTTGATACTGGAGTTGGACCGATGATTATTACCGATCCATCCATTATCGATTCGTTGAATTTTAGTAAACTCCGTAAAATTAAAGTATCTGGCTTGGGCATTGAATCAGTTGAAGCCTATGTTTCTCAAAGTCTGGATGTTAAAGTAGGCAGTACAAGCATTAAGAATATACCAACGGCGATCTTAAAAGAAGATCTCTTTAACCTGTCGGGGCATTTGGGACTGAAAATTTACGGCTTGTTGGGCTTCAGTTTTTTTAACAGCTTTATTGTTGATATAAGGTATAGCGAAAATAGGCTGATTATTTACGACCACGATGCCAAAATTAAATACCGCGGCAAAAAAATACCCATTGAGATTCAGAATCAGAAACCGTATATTTTAGCTACGGTTGATGTTCCTGGCGGTAAAACAGTTGAAGCTAGGTTTTTAATGGACACAGGAGCCAGCCATGCTTTATCGCTCGAAATGCTCCATGGAACCGAATTCCCGCTACCTGAAAAAAAAATCAAAGCAAATTTAGGGATGAGCCTTAGCGGTCAGATTAAGGGATATGTTGGCCGTGTAGAGAAGTTTAATGTAGGTGGCCACGTTTTTAAAGACGTTGTTGCAGGATTTCCTGATTTTAAGAGTATTGCGGATAAGATCGATCTATCAAAACGTAATGGGAATGTCGGAGCGGATTTGCTGCGGAAATTTAATATCCAGTTCAACTACCAGGGAGGTTTTATTTATGTAAAACCTAATGGTTTAAGCAAAACTCCTTTCGAACACGATATGGTAGGTATGGTGATTTATCTCGATCAGAAAGAATACAAAAGAGTTCTGATTGGAGAAATAGATGAAAATAGTCCGGCTGAAAAAGCGGGATTATGCCCTGATGATGAAATTATTGCGGTAAATTTCAAAAGTATAGATGCCTATTCTTTAAATGAACTTACTGAAATGTTTAAATCAAAAGCAGATAGAAATGTAATTTTTGAGATTTTTAGGGACAATCAAGTTTATTTTAAAGTGGTTCGCCTTGAAAAGAGGATCTGA
- a CDS encoding D-alanyl-D-alanine carboxypeptidase/D-alanyl-D-alanine-endopeptidase (penicillin-binding protein 4) (product_source=KO:K07259; cath_funfam=3.40.710.10; cog=COG2027; ko=KO:K07259; pfam=PF02113; superfamily=56601) — protein MFSLKNHNFIFPAFALSICLLMSCSTNKIISKKVAKEFKNSQVIKQYQVGFALYNPADKKMVFQKDADKYFTPASNTKLYTFFASLKMLPDLMPALKYIERNDSLIFWGTGDPAFLQFAVKDKSAYNFLLASNKKLFFSPGRYSGSFFGDGWSWDDYDYYYQPEITEMPIMDNMVTSTYASPNKINIEPKVFASCFEIDSTKKTGSFQVSRDFLSNRFHYPAVSVQPGYNQQNPYKTSAQVTVEILSDTLHKPVGIINLKIPSYAKTLPGAKRDSVLKHMMLPSDNFIAEHLLLVCSNQIGDTLSTTKAIDYITKNYLSFLPDKVKWADGSGLSRQNLFTPRDNVYLLDSIYRLVNNPEKLFGLLPAGGKSGTLKSAYPKTDKPFVFGKTGSLGGVHNQSGYVLTKKGKTYIYSFMNNSFVKPTAEVRAEMVRIITYIHNTF, from the coding sequence ATGTTTTCCTTAAAAAATCATAATTTTATTTTTCCTGCATTTGCGCTATCTATTTGTTTGTTAATGAGTTGCTCAACCAATAAAATCATTTCAAAAAAAGTAGCTAAAGAATTTAAAAATTCGCAGGTAATCAAACAATATCAGGTTGGCTTCGCCCTTTACAATCCTGCAGATAAAAAAATGGTTTTTCAGAAAGATGCTGATAAGTATTTCACCCCAGCATCTAACACCAAACTTTATACTTTTTTTGCGAGCTTAAAAATGCTGCCAGATTTGATGCCTGCTTTAAAATATATTGAACGGAATGATTCATTGATTTTTTGGGGTACAGGCGATCCGGCTTTTTTACAGTTTGCAGTAAAAGATAAATCGGCTTACAATTTTCTTTTGGCTTCGAACAAAAAACTATTCTTTTCTCCCGGACGATATTCGGGCAGTTTTTTTGGCGACGGCTGGTCGTGGGATGATTACGATTATTATTATCAGCCAGAAATTACAGAAATGCCGATTATGGATAACATGGTTACTTCTACTTATGCCAGCCCAAATAAAATCAATATCGAACCAAAGGTATTTGCCTCTTGTTTCGAAATAGATTCTACAAAAAAAACAGGCAGTTTTCAGGTAAGCAGAGATTTTTTAAGCAACCGCTTTCATTATCCAGCCGTTTCAGTGCAACCGGGCTACAATCAGCAAAACCCATATAAAACCAGTGCACAGGTTACCGTCGAAATATTATCAGATACCCTGCACAAACCTGTCGGCATTATAAACTTAAAAATACCATCGTATGCTAAAACTTTACCGGGCGCAAAGCGTGATTCAGTTTTAAAACATATGATGCTACCCAGCGATAATTTTATCGCCGAACATTTGTTATTGGTTTGCTCCAATCAGATTGGCGATACATTGAGTACAACAAAAGCCATTGATTACATTACGAAAAACTACCTTTCTTTTTTACCTGATAAAGTAAAATGGGCTGATGGATCTGGTTTGTCCCGTCAGAATTTATTTACGCCGCGTGATAATGTATACCTTCTCGATTCCATTTACAGGTTGGTAAACAATCCCGAAAAGCTTTTTGGTCTGTTGCCAGCAGGTGGCAAAAGTGGCACATTAAAAAGTGCTTACCCTAAAACCGACAAACCTTTTGTTTTCGGAAAAACAGGTTCGCTCGGTGGCGTTCATAATCAAAGTGGGTACGTACTCACAAAAAAGGGTAAAACGTACATTTATTCTTTTATGAACAACAGCTTTGTTAAACCAACTGCTGAGGTACGTGCAGAAATGGTGAGGATAATCACTTATATACACAATACTTTTTAA
- a CDS encoding chitinase (product_source=KO:K01183; cath_funfam=3.20.20.80; cog=COG3325; ko=KO:K01183; pfam=PF00704; smart=SM00636; superfamily=51445), with protein MKKFYLLIGISTLLIISSCKKNDPITEPPIPTTPYVPDNSFKIISYFPSYRDPASVADSKFKMITHLFYAFLNPNTDGSLAALEQPGRFTAVMQKAKANGVKTGISISGTKSIFVSMAASATARNLFVKNVLTFAKTNNLDGIDIDWEYPSTSDGSADNYVLLMKELSDSLHKYHKFLSAAITPGVYAGSIRDGLKSEVFPAVDFFNIMVYDGIGWDKNEPIQHASYNMAVASLNYWLSTRGMPKEKAVLGTPAYGKNVNNSAKAYRDFVAAGADVSLDNALIDGVQFYFNGTITTRKKAKLAKDIANGIMFWEFYHDDNGDKSIIRAANDELGRNYN; from the coding sequence ATGAAAAAATTCTATCTATTGATTGGCATTTCTACCCTGCTTATCATATCATCTTGTAAGAAAAATGATCCCATAACTGAACCTCCTATCCCTACTACACCATATGTACCCGACAATAGCTTTAAAATTATAAGCTATTTCCCAAGTTACCGGGATCCAGCCAGTGTTGCCGATTCGAAGTTCAAAATGATTACGCACCTCTTTTATGCCTTTCTAAACCCCAATACCGATGGAAGTTTAGCTGCGTTAGAGCAACCCGGTCGATTTACAGCTGTAATGCAAAAAGCAAAGGCAAATGGCGTAAAAACAGGCATTTCGATATCGGGTACGAAAAGTATTTTTGTAAGCATGGCGGCATCTGCAACGGCCAGAAATTTATTCGTAAAAAATGTACTAACTTTTGCCAAAACAAATAATCTGGACGGCATAGATATAGATTGGGAATATCCAAGCACCAGCGATGGATCGGCAGATAATTACGTGCTGTTAATGAAAGAGCTTTCGGATTCGCTACACAAATACCATAAATTTTTAAGTGCGGCCATAACCCCTGGTGTATACGCCGGCAGTATCCGGGATGGATTAAAATCTGAAGTCTTCCCTGCTGTAGATTTCTTTAATATTATGGTGTATGATGGCATTGGCTGGGATAAAAATGAGCCTATACAACATGCATCCTATAACATGGCCGTTGCCAGTTTAAATTATTGGTTAAGCACCCGAGGTATGCCAAAGGAGAAAGCCGTTCTTGGTACCCCGGCTTATGGTAAAAATGTCAATAACTCGGCTAAAGCGTATCGCGATTTTGTAGCAGCGGGGGCTGATGTGAGTTTAGATAATGCATTAATTGATGGCGTTCAATTTTACTTTAATGGAACCATAACCACCAGGAAAAAAGCTAAACTCGCCAAAGATATTGCAAATGGAATCATGTTCTGGGAATTCTACCATGACGACAATGGCGATAAATCTATTATCCGTGCTGCAAATGATGAGCTTGGAAGAAACTACAATTAA
- a CDS encoding 8-amino-7-oxononanoate synthase (product_source=KO:K00652; cath_funfam=3.40.640.10; cog=COG0156; ko=KO:K00652; pfam=PF00155; superfamily=53383) — translation MMSLEETTINMKPNFKSIDQPFSNQINIERNIYLYFGGTAYLGIPKNQDFINLYIEGIKKFGLNNGTSRTNNIQLGIYNDAEKAAAARYGAEAALITSSGYLAAQLTVKDLSRLGKVIYGPAAHPALWLVENQTKNVKLFRDWEQETIERINSSEEKTWILISNSMNNLVPEIYDFDFVKEIRKDKNIILVVDDSHGIGVNNDGMGAIVNLPKQENIENVVVASMAKALGVDAGIVLASNKIINKLKSTNTFIGASPPSPAALYAFIHAEDIYRKALNKLKNNMIMLEKASNLTWKHELDFPVYLLGEVNFSERLLQKQILISSFPYPNPTDETLNRIVLSAWHEKEDIEKLIAAISF, via the coding sequence ATGATGAGCTTGGAAGAAACTACAATTAATATGAAGCCTAATTTTAAATCGATTGATCAACCTTTTTCTAACCAGATAAATATTGAAAGAAACATCTATTTGTATTTTGGAGGAACAGCTTATTTGGGCATTCCTAAAAACCAGGACTTTATCAATCTGTATATCGAAGGGATTAAAAAATTCGGTTTAAACAACGGAACAAGCCGTACCAACAACATTCAGCTTGGCATTTATAATGACGCCGAAAAAGCGGCAGCAGCACGATATGGAGCAGAAGCTGCGCTGATTACTTCAAGCGGATATTTAGCGGCACAGCTTACCGTTAAGGATTTATCCAGATTGGGGAAAGTAATTTATGGCCCCGCAGCACACCCTGCACTTTGGTTGGTAGAAAATCAAACCAAAAACGTAAAATTATTTCGAGATTGGGAACAAGAGACAATCGAAAGAATAAATTCATCAGAAGAAAAAACCTGGATATTAATTAGTAATTCCATGAATAATCTCGTACCCGAAATTTATGACTTCGACTTTGTAAAAGAGATCCGTAAGGATAAAAATATAATTCTTGTTGTTGACGATTCGCATGGAATAGGTGTAAACAATGATGGTATGGGTGCCATTGTAAATCTTCCCAAACAAGAAAACATCGAAAATGTAGTGGTTGCCTCAATGGCAAAAGCACTAGGGGTAGATGCTGGTATTGTTTTGGCCTCTAATAAAATAATCAATAAACTTAAAAGTACAAATACCTTTATTGGCGCTTCTCCGCCAAGCCCAGCCGCACTTTATGCATTTATCCATGCCGAAGATATATATAGAAAGGCCTTAAATAAACTGAAAAACAACATGATCATGCTTGAAAAAGCATCAAATCTTACCTGGAAACACGAATTGGATTTCCCTGTGTATCTACTGGGTGAAGTAAATTTTTCAGAACGTCTTTTGCAAAAGCAGATCCTGATTTCCTCTTTCCCTTATCCAAACCCTACAGACGAAACTTTAAACCGTATAGTGCTTTCTGCCTGGCACGAAAAAGAGGATATTGAAAAGCTAATCGCTGCCATATCTTTTTAA
- a CDS encoding broad specificity phosphatase PhoE (product_source=COG0406; cath_funfam=3.40.50.1240; cleavage_site_network=SignalP-noTM; cog=COG0406; pfam=PF00300; smart=SM00855; superfamily=53254; transmembrane_helix_parts=Inside_1_4,TMhelix_5_27,Outside_28_166): MKKLLVLLSLTLLFANIISAQTTTVWIVRHAEKDKSNPQDTNPNLSDEGRVRAGDLATYLKKVKFDVAFATPTKRTHQTLDSLVIPKVIDYKDIKSLADSIKTNYVGKTIIIAGHSNTIFEIIEALGGKKPKEELTDDDYDYIFELSVKEDKARVKMEQYGRPHHL, encoded by the coding sequence ATGAAAAAACTGCTTGTATTACTGTCGTTAACGCTTCTCTTTGCCAACATAATTTCGGCCCAAACTACCACAGTTTGGATTGTTAGGCACGCAGAGAAAGATAAATCGAACCCACAGGATACCAACCCCAATCTCTCTGATGAAGGAAGAGTTCGTGCAGGAGATTTAGCAACTTATCTAAAAAAGGTAAAATTTGATGTTGCGTTTGCCACGCCAACGAAAAGAACACACCAAACATTAGATTCATTAGTGATTCCGAAAGTGATTGATTATAAAGATATTAAATCGCTTGCAGACAGCATTAAAACCAATTATGTTGGCAAAACCATTATAATAGCTGGCCATTCTAACACCATATTCGAAATTATTGAAGCCCTTGGTGGCAAAAAGCCTAAAGAGGAATTAACAGATGATGATTACGATTACATTTTTGAATTATCAGTAAAGGAAGATAAAGCGAGGGTAAAAATGGAACAATATGGAAGGCCACATCATTTGTAA
- a CDS encoding D-alanyl-D-alanine dipeptidase (product_source=KO:K08641; cath_funfam=3.30.1380.10; cleavage_site_network=SignalP-noTM; cog=COG2173; ko=KO:K08641; pfam=PF01427; superfamily=55166), with the protein MPNTNYMKLNLFTIFLFLSLVVSAQNKPSAIKKLVVVSSYNQYLASVKTDPNNELVEIKKAIPSIKLDIRYATKNNFMQQVMYKQARAFARKPVVESLKKIQKELNKKGYGLKIFDGYRPYAVTIEFYKKASDKNFVANPAKGSKHNRGCAVDLTLINLKTGKEITMPTPYDSFSAAAAAKYENVSPEAKKNRDFLIAVMAKYRLNVLENEWWHYDFSGWKNYDLMDIPFEKL; encoded by the coding sequence ATGCCAAATACCAATTATATGAAACTCAATCTCTTTACGATATTTTTATTCCTTTCATTAGTTGTTAGCGCCCAAAATAAACCTTCCGCGATAAAAAAACTGGTGGTGGTGAGTTCTTATAATCAGTATCTGGCATCTGTAAAAACAGATCCGAATAACGAACTGGTTGAAATCAAAAAAGCCATTCCCAGTATCAAATTAGATATCCGCTACGCCACTAAGAATAATTTTATGCAGCAGGTAATGTATAAACAGGCAAGGGCCTTTGCCCGAAAACCAGTAGTAGAATCATTAAAAAAAATCCAAAAGGAATTAAATAAAAAAGGCTATGGCTTGAAAATATTCGATGGTTATCGGCCCTATGCTGTTACCATTGAGTTTTATAAAAAGGCCAGTGATAAAAACTTTGTGGCTAATCCGGCAAAGGGATCTAAACACAACAGAGGTTGCGCGGTAGATTTAACATTGATCAATTTAAAAACAGGTAAAGAAATAACAATGCCAACCCCTTACGACAGTTTCTCGGCTGCCGCTGCCGCAAAATATGAAAATGTATCACCAGAGGCTAAGAAAAATCGTGATTTTCTGATCGCAGTAATGGCGAAATACAGACTTAATGTTCTGGAAAATGAATGGTGGCACTATGATTTTTCAGGTTGGAAAAACTACGATTTAATGGATATTCCCTTTGAGAAGCTTTAA
- a CDS encoding hypothetical protein (product_source=Hypo-rule applied), with product MSDLQLFLFQAPEDCLGSPPPMGLFLFGVKKKQKTPAENFSFKVSGLAVSVEPEKFIRPDLSRTGVQYYGLVGRNTQSV from the coding sequence ATGAGTGACCTACAATTGTTTCTTTTCCAAGCACCAGAGGATTGCCTCGGCTCACCGCCGCCGATGGGGCTCTTTCTTTTTGGTGTCAAAAAGAAACAAAAAACACCGGCTGAAAATTTTTCTTTCAAAGTTAGTGGGTTGGCTGTGTCGGTGGAGCCCGAAAAATTTATTAGGCCGGATTTAAGTAGAACGGGGGTACAGTACTACGGCCTAGTTGGACGGAATACGCAATCGGTATAA